The following proteins come from a genomic window of Ailuropoda melanoleuca isolate Jingjing chromosome 2, ASM200744v2, whole genome shotgun sequence:
- the LRIF1 gene encoding ligand-dependent nuclear receptor-interacting factor 1 isoform X2, which yields MASTLEKVTQERNDKNYSQGGSNKASYLKNDAELKKIFGLTKDLRVCLTRIPDHLGSGEGFDSFSSLVKSDTYQETELIVKEDKKKQGFDKKRKAKTGKKMDHTKKRKTESVYNTAVNGGTDVTSSQLVNSILPASDVSHHNILTSRNKTREEKRTEVEHYTPENQEKGTLSSNTAFEQSHSFNKSYTEDIFPMTPPELEETIRDEKIRRLKQVLREKEAALEEMRKKMHQK from the exons ATGGCATCAACATTAGAAAAAGTTACTcaagaaagaaatgacaagaacTATTCCCAAGGAGGAAGCAATAAGGCATCATATCTGAAGAATgatgcagaattaaaaaaaatatttggtctCACTAAAGATTTGAGAGTGTGCCTTACTCGGATTCCTGATCATCTGGGCTCTGGAGAAGGTTTTGATTCCTTTAGCAGTTTGGTGAAGAGTGATACTTACCAAGAGACTGAGTTGATAGtgaaggaagacaagaaaaaacag GGTtttgataagaaaagaaaagcaaaaaccgGTAAGAAGATGGATcacacaaagaagagaaaaactgagagtgTTTATAACACAGCTGTAAATGGAGGAACCGATGTCACCAGTTCCCAACTCGTCAACAGTATTTTACCAGCTTCAGATGTATCACACCATAACATTCTCACAAGCCGCAACaaaaccagagaagaaaagagaactgagGTTGAACACTATACCCCTGAGAACCAGGAAAAAGGCACATTGAGTTCAAATACAGCTTTTGAACAAAGTCATTCCTTTAATAAAAGTTATACTGAAGATATTTTCCCCATGACGCCACCAGAATTAGAAGAAACTATTcgagatgaaaaaataagaagactTAAGCAGgtgctgagagagaaagaagcagctcTTGAAGAAATGCGTAAGAAgatgcaccaaaaataa